One Nitrospirae bacterium YQR-1 DNA window includes the following coding sequences:
- the plsY gene encoding glycerol-3-phosphate 1-O-acyltransferase PlsY, which produces MIVLYLLLSFLLGSIPFGVVIAKAKGVDLTKVGSRNIGATNVLRTVGKGAALFTLLGDLLKGSAAVLTGHLTGQSDIAVALMGLFAVLGHDFSVFMKFKGGKGVATSIGTTLIFMPYAGVFVILLWLITVIITRYSSLSALVSFALLPFATVFIYGWTFSKFNFSLILALLIFYKHRENIRNLLKGDEHRVGKETGEKSGSSS; this is translated from the coding sequence TTGATCGTACTATATCTGCTGCTTTCGTTTCTGTTGGGTTCTATACCATTTGGAGTGGTAATTGCCAAAGCTAAGGGTGTGGATTTAACAAAAGTTGGAAGCCGCAACATTGGCGCCACTAATGTGCTCAGAACGGTTGGAAAAGGGGCAGCCCTCTTTACTCTCCTTGGCGATTTGCTTAAGGGCTCTGCTGCCGTGCTAACCGGACATCTAACCGGACAGAGCGATATTGCAGTTGCCCTTATGGGGCTCTTTGCCGTGTTAGGCCACGATTTTTCTGTTTTTATGAAATTTAAAGGTGGCAAAGGGGTTGCAACAAGCATTGGAACCACTCTTATTTTCATGCCCTATGCCGGTGTGTTTGTTATACTACTGTGGCTTATCACAGTGATAATCACAAGATACTCATCGCTTTCGGCACTTGTGTCATTTGCTCTTTTACCATTTGCCACCGTTTTTATATACGGCTGGACTTTTAGTAAATTCAACTTCAGCCTCATATTGGCACTCCTGATTTTCTATAAACACAGGGAAAACATACGAAACCTTCTCAAAGGTGACGAACACAGGGTCGGTAAAGAAACCGGTGAAAAAAGCGGTAGTTCTTCTTAG
- the queC gene encoding 7-cyano-7-deazaguanine synthase QueC, whose amino-acid sequence MKKAVVLLSGGVDSSTTLAVAISEGYDVHALSFDYGQRHRIELLFSKRIAALFNVKKHTVLSFDMREIGGSALTSDIAVPKGTHTGSETIPVTYVPARNTIFLSFALAMSEAVGAADIFIGANSVDYSGYPDCRPQYLRAFEAMANLATKAGVEHTSVFKIHAPLLHLTKSEIIQLGASLGVDFALTLSCYDPSAEGSPCGDCQSCIIRAKGFKEAALTDPLLL is encoded by the coding sequence GTGAAAAAAGCGGTAGTTCTTCTTAGCGGCGGTGTGGATTCCTCTACAACCCTTGCCGTTGCAATCTCTGAGGGTTATGACGTCCATGCCCTGTCTTTTGATTACGGCCAAAGGCACCGGATAGAGCTCCTGTTTTCAAAGCGAATTGCCGCCCTGTTTAATGTTAAAAAACACACGGTTTTAAGTTTTGACATGAGAGAAATCGGCGGCTCCGCCCTTACTTCCGATATTGCTGTTCCTAAAGGGACACATACCGGTTCTGAGACCATTCCGGTAACATACGTGCCTGCCAGAAACACAATTTTTCTTTCATTTGCCCTTGCTATGAGTGAAGCCGTCGGAGCCGCAGATATCTTTATCGGCGCCAACTCTGTTGACTACAGCGGCTACCCCGACTGCCGCCCACAGTATCTGAGGGCTTTTGAGGCTATGGCTAATCTGGCAACAAAGGCCGGTGTTGAGCACACCTCTGTTTTTAAAATCCATGCGCCCCTGCTTCACCTAACAAAGTCTGAAATTATTCAACTCGGTGCCTCCCTTGGCGTTGACTTTGCTCTTACCTTAAGCTGCTATGACCCCAGTGCTGAGGGCAGCCCGTGTGGAGATTGCCAAAGCTGCATAATCAGAGCTAAAGGGTTTAAAGAGGCGGCGCTCACTGATCCTCTGCTGCTGTAG